In one window of Pseudoalteromonas espejiana DSM 9414 DNA:
- a CDS encoding cupin domain-containing protein, with amino-acid sequence MKNLPINYVLGKKIRLNKLVAALTLTAIVTSTLPVNAADKPTQLTSSIVSQKDAHITHYVGADFYTYYHGDTQLTKGAITGVAVIKPNNEVHPAHQHPDEEYLMILEGSGTWTLNGKSQPAHTGDILFAAPNDVHGIYNNGDVPLKFVVVRYQAK; translated from the coding sequence ATGAAAAATTTACCCATTAACTATGTGTTAGGTAAAAAAATACGACTAAATAAATTAGTAGCCGCTTTAACACTAACAGCTATAGTCACATCAACATTACCTGTAAACGCCGCAGATAAACCCACACAACTTACTTCGTCTATAGTGAGCCAAAAAGACGCACACATAACTCATTACGTTGGCGCTGATTTTTATACCTACTATCACGGCGATACTCAACTCACAAAAGGGGCTATTACCGGTGTGGCGGTTATTAAACCTAATAACGAAGTACATCCCGCCCACCAGCATCCCGATGAAGAATATTTAATGATTCTTGAGGGCTCTGGCACCTGGACGCTTAATGGCAAAAGCCAGCCAGCTCATACTGGAGATATTTTATTTGCAGCCCCTAATGACGTACACGGCATTTATAACAACGGCGATGTGCCGCTTAAGTTTGTGGTAGTGAGGTATCAGGCTAAGTAG
- a CDS encoding UvrD-helicase domain-containing protein has protein sequence MDSKIITPIELLKESIRNNTNLVLQGGAGSGKTETLKQTLSFVSKEYPTKKVACITHTNLAVDEIKSRVEGDYTISTIHSFLNNVIKPFKKNLHQELHRLFILPPFVSGNVSDFSSEKEYKLDEHTKYKKKYEQLGKKLFSLKKESMPKVIGKVIYDKNPTKYNTVLNDKITELNEYIEREISDKSWHKVKYNDSPYDNFSNLTFGHDGLVIISKVLFDNYPLLSKILIDKFDFIFIDEFQDTHPNIMKIFLELIPKDKITIGLFGDSMQGIYDDGIGTVEPYINNNTLIMIPKKDNYRCSEPVIDFLNHIRVPIDGLKQEIAYKKNNGQLESIAQRSGNVAVYYSIYPNSRPHQRSTAEAKTDYLQSIMNTLKKIEEKNPDYKKLMLTNKAIAENLGFLDLFNLFNDRYNEVNKEIENLLEKLGLLDLAEICIAFKEKNYKNLTSKLKKSGFVINKISDKSKATKLLNALTKTKLGVVRVLEFALKNQLVNSQDNYDLFVASKNEFLDGLNSDNEYQKFKKAYFSNSNSFTKFDKNHSGFFTPDTEYTGREASYDYLCRKLKKERFYIDLFSNKVRFDEVITFYNYANENTEFITMHKTKGTGINNVLVVLEDFFWSKYQFNSLFDIGSSTFEMKSKIEKLFYVACSRTKSNLICLKLITQDEEEMFTKYFPNNVQLNKI, from the coding sequence ATGGATAGCAAAATAATAACACCAATTGAGTTACTCAAAGAAAGTATTCGTAATAACACGAATTTGGTTCTCCAAGGTGGTGCTGGTAGTGGCAAAACTGAAACATTGAAACAAACGCTATCCTTTGTTTCAAAAGAATATCCTACTAAAAAAGTTGCTTGTATAACACACACAAATTTAGCTGTTGATGAAATTAAATCCCGTGTTGAAGGTGATTATACAATATCGACTATTCATTCTTTTCTCAATAATGTAATAAAACCGTTTAAAAAAAATCTACATCAAGAATTACATCGATTATTTATATTGCCGCCCTTTGTATCAGGAAATGTGAGTGATTTCTCTAGTGAGAAGGAATATAAATTGGATGAACATACAAAGTATAAGAAAAAATACGAACAGTTAGGGAAGAAATTATTTTCATTAAAGAAAGAGTCAATGCCTAAGGTTATAGGGAAAGTAATATACGATAAAAATCCGACTAAATATAATACAGTTCTTAATGATAAAATAACCGAACTAAATGAATATATTGAACGCGAGATATCTGATAAAAGTTGGCATAAGGTAAAATATAACGACAGCCCATATGATAACTTTTCAAACTTAACTTTTGGACATGATGGATTAGTTATAATTTCCAAAGTCTTGTTTGATAACTATCCCCTCTTGTCTAAAATCCTAATAGATAAGTTTGATTTTATTTTCATCGATGAATTTCAAGATACTCATCCCAATATTATGAAAATATTTTTAGAGTTAATACCAAAAGATAAAATCACCATAGGGTTATTTGGAGACTCTATGCAAGGAATTTATGATGACGGGATTGGTACAGTAGAGCCTTATATTAATAACAATACTTTAATAATGATTCCCAAAAAAGACAACTATAGATGTTCTGAACCAGTGATTGATTTTTTAAACCACATCCGTGTGCCAATTGATGGACTTAAGCAAGAAATTGCCTATAAGAAAAACAATGGTCAATTAGAGTCAATAGCACAAAGAAGCGGTAATGTTGCTGTTTATTATTCAATTTATCCAAATTCTAGACCGCATCAAAGAAGTACTGCGGAAGCTAAAACTGATTACTTACAATCTATTATGAATACTTTAAAAAAAATTGAAGAAAAGAATCCTGACTATAAAAAACTAATGTTAACTAATAAAGCAATTGCCGAAAATCTTGGTTTTTTAGACTTATTTAATCTATTTAACGATCGCTATAACGAGGTTAATAAAGAAATAGAAAACTTATTAGAAAAACTTGGGTTATTAGATCTTGCAGAAATCTGTATAGCGTTTAAAGAAAAAAACTACAAAAATTTGACATCAAAATTAAAAAAATCAGGCTTTGTTATCAATAAGATATCGGACAAATCAAAAGCCACTAAGCTATTGAACGCTCTTACAAAAACTAAGTTAGGGGTAGTAAGGGTATTAGAGTTTGCTCTGAAAAATCAATTAGTGAATTCACAAGATAACTATGATTTGTTTGTGGCATCTAAAAACGAATTCCTTGATGGACTAAATTCTGATAATGAATACCAAAAATTTAAGAAAGCATATTTTAGCAATAGTAATTCTTTTACAAAATTCGATAAGAACCATTCAGGTTTTTTTACTCCTGATACGGAATACACAGGTCGAGAGGCGAGTTATGATTACTTATGCAGGAAGTTAAAAAAAGAACGATTTTATATTGATTTATTTTCAAATAAAGTGAGGTTTGATGAAGTTATAACTTTTTATAATTATGCAAATGAAAACACTGAGTTTATCACAATGCATAAAACCAAAGGTACGGGTATAAACAATGTTTTAGTTGTTCTGGAAGATTTTTTTTGGTCAAAATACCAATTTAATTCTCTGTTTGATATTGGTTCTTCTACTTTTGAAATGAAGAGTAAAATAGAGAAATTATTTTATGTCGCATGTTCTAGAACTAAGAGTAATTTAATTTGCTTAAAGTTGATAACTCAAGATGAAGAAGAGATGTTTACAAAGTATTTCCCAAATAATGTTCAATTGAATAAAATTTAG
- a CDS encoding GNAT family N-acetyltransferase produces the protein MAKQIADLLNTENQLVVRYTEEKVLDSSVNYIYEEADNSIKAFIECKKVQWYQLELCHLTVSPGFRRQGLGKIVINKALEHAKINGAKVVQRTIRDDNTESKSLFFKCGFIQISTLYYHWKWK, from the coding sequence ATTGCAAAGCAGATAGCAGATCTACTAAATACTGAGAATCAATTAGTAGTTAGGTATACAGAAGAAAAAGTATTAGATTCATCAGTTAATTATATTTATGAAGAAGCTGATAATTCCATTAAGGCATTTATTGAATGCAAAAAAGTTCAATGGTACCAGCTTGAATTATGCCATCTAACAGTCTCTCCAGGTTTTAGAAGGCAAGGTCTTGGAAAAATAGTCATTAATAAAGCACTTGAGCATGCCAAAATAAATGGCGCAAAAGTGGTGCAACGTACAATTCGTGATGATAATACTGAGAGTAAAAGTCTGTTTTTTAAATGTGGTTTTATTCAAATATCTACACTCTATTACCACTGGAAGTGGAAATAA